From the Palaemon carinicauda isolate YSFRI2023 chromosome 4, ASM3689809v2, whole genome shotgun sequence genome, the window ACCGACTCTTCTCTTGGGACTCTTTCTCTTTCGCTCTTGCACACGTGTAAGAAAGCTAAGCAAATCTGGACTCTTAAGGATTTAAATTTTCGTCGATACTATCCAATATGTAAATGCATTTTTATGAATGTACTAAGAATTGGTTCATGGAACTCTGCCAACGGTCTTTCGTATACAGCGAAAAGTAGCTCTGCAAtaattgtgattctatttttttttttgcgtccatTTTTTATACCTTTGTTATGCCCACTGCAAGAAAAAGGTTATATGTGTTTTTTCATTGCAATGATTTAAGTTAAATAGGTTTCACAGGCATAACACTTTTTTGGTTCATCATTAATAGCCTAATTGTTGCAGCACCACATTGGGAGGGCTTTTTcgtaatttattaaattttcatttgggATCAGTACTATTTACCCATTCCAACATCAGGTCTGTTAAGATAGAATCCTTTTTTTCCATATTAGGGGAGTAGAAGAGatcatctatatactgtatatatatatatatatatatatatatatatatatatatatatatatatatatatacacagtatatatatatatatatatatatatatatatatatatatatatatatatatatatatatatatatatatatatatatatcctacgaagctggtctattgtagagtaaatatcgtagattattgataattttattgatattacatatattgttttcatttgtgcattaaagagatgatgCCCAGCCtctaaaatgagcccctctcatgtagatatgcttttatgtaaattatgtaagactttcgtcgtgaatttcattatattctttattcaagttaaaacatGCAATTTACGTATTCTTTTAagaatcaaaatttttatttcatgtatgtttgctacgaagtcttacgttgtctatttgaagtGCTGTaggattcttttatattttatgaagtattgtgtcatgtttgagaaagagaatgttcagtgacaggTGTTTTGGAAGATTCTATACCATATGTTTTTGAAGCTTCGAGAATACCCGGtgagaggaggttatattttattttatttcgggggcaatgggtgggtggagctagctgggaagtcatcTTGCAGGCGCGTTGATGGCAATCTGAGAGTTACCTGAAAACCCTCCTGATTCGCCTtatggcatttttatctagttggaaactcggCCGCCCTTAGGCAGAGGCTACGCTTTCCAAATAAGCTGGAACCCTCTGGAATTTGccaaatttcatatataggtgaccaAGGTTACCGTCAGAGACAGACATTCATAGAGAttgagttagaaccgcagcctgaaaatagcctccttcccATATCCCTCTCTCTCCCACAAATGACCCAGTGTATTATCGAAAGTGTACATTACGTTAGTAACTCTGTGCCCCAAAAcaaatcgtgtgtcaaaaataCACAAGACTAAAAGGCAattgtgaattcattgtattacgatgagcgttggcattgtataacgttttttgtaaacggccctgtagggaaGATTGTTTTGTCACGTGATAAGTTTATATAttcttcattaagtgtcaaacttgaacattttattatcagatttatttcgagattttgtgtaatttttattgcattatttcttttcttagactaaggtttatacagatataatagttcaagtcaagttcttatataatttcagatcggaacatttttgtcttattcagtttattatatattgctgtctaggagttatttaactgtcatagaattcgtgtattaatgttttaaagtgtaacagttttaatgtaaaagaaaacaagggagtttagaatttgagaggttgattaacttgccagtcgtagtatatatgatatcATATGTTTTGTTCccggtcacgagccatagtattatatatttttagtgccAAACCTGGAAGCCATCctcatataataataaatatatatatatatatatatatatatatatatatatatatatatatatatatatatatgtgtgtgtgtgtgtgtgtgtgaatcttatgttagaacacttgaagatatatgtacaggaagtacagcaatcataaaactaaataaagatagcaAGAAAAATCCCATTAAGggaggagttaggcagggagacggcatctctcctaaattattcacagcatggcgagaagaagtttttaaacatttatattagggaaatgtaggaattaaaattaatggggTACCCATAACCACTTAAGATTCGCAGATGACATCGTTCTGTTTAGTGAACCACGGGAGGCATTGCAAattataatagaagatttgaacagagaaagcagaaatgtaggactgaaaatgaatattatgAGTAAAAAATCAGATGATGTTCATAAAGATGCAGGGAGTTATTGACaagcctctaaagattgttaatttaTGTACGTACTTTGACATAGAGTGTGTgtatccccaggacacgagaccgaaattaaaaggaaaataagcatgggttggagagcttttggtaaacaaaatgagattatcaaaagttaaaatgccactttctctaaaaaacaaaagtatttaatcagatggtcatgccaattttaacttaagcatcagaaacttggagccttactaaagccttaatactgtggtgtgaattggtaactgtgactgctggtgtttgcaTGCTTGCTTgacaacattgagtctctaacactgtaccggcttggccaacatcttgccacaactttaagctaaATAAAGCCAACGTGGACCCAGAATCAACCGATACggaggacaaatggattatgtggcatgatagCTTTGAGGCATTCTTTGTggccatcaacccggacttaaatccagataaggtggccttgcttcgtgctcacgtatcttgtaaactgtttaagatcATTAAAAGTGCTACCATATATGCCGCTGCTATAAGCCAgttgaaggctagatttgtgaaacagaaaagtgagGTGTTTGCCAGATACAAATTGGCCACCTACAAGCAACAGAGTGGCGAGACTCTTGACGcttttttggataacctcaaaggtctggcctcggaatatagcttcactgattgtacagccaCTCGGGCTGAAaaactggccatcagagattcatacatcacggctatggcatctaatgcaatccgacagagactgttagagaacttatccttggacttatccacagctgtgaaacaagcccgtgcactAGAAATGTTTCAACTGCACTCAGCGTCTTATGTAAGTGAAACTAACACCACGATGGTAGTATTGATAGATGATCAGGCAAAACCCAAAATGGATCCCAACAGTTTTCtgatcgaaatgagtgactccccaaatccaagtgagtgtgctgccaCCGTCTACGGTCAAAGGTGCCTCTTTTGTAGAGGATCCTTACATCCCAGAGCCCACTACCCAGCCAAGAAAAcctcgtgttccaactgtcagaaggtaggtcattatgctcgtgtctgcaagttgcaaagaaaacgatggaacattaatggtaaatcaactaactctaatcttgtagctggaataATCCTAGACACCCTCAAACAATCCACCCCTGCTACCATGAGAGGGGCCACTGTGGCCGCAGCTTCTCCTGCACTACAAAGTGTTTACagaactgtcctacctgtagaactgaatggaggTGAGACCCTGGATGGGCTGGTTGACACTGaagcatttaaaagctttatagatgccaaagtagctaggGCTATAAACTCAGTGACTTGTTCTTCAGCCTGTAGCATAACCATGGCCAATGCCAAACAGACAATAAAACTTATaaagtgttgcaattacgatttaaccgtaagtggacgagtataccctgagttctgtctgcacttgatggatgattgcgtggctccagttgttttgggacatgacttcctacaATTACACAGGCAAGTCAAcgtagactttggtgggacgctACCACCTTTGGGGCTAAGCATCtagtcaccttgtgctctgatagcggctcaaattgaaccgccagccatcttcgacaatctgacagtcgactgtcacccgatacaAGTGAAATCCAGAAGGTACTCCAAAGAGGATTccgagttcatcaagaaagaagtaaaaaggctgctagaggagggcatcatcacactGAGTCACAGTTCGTGGAGTGCTCAAGTGGTAGTCGTTGATCAGTGTGACaagaaaagattggtcatagattactcGCAAACCATAAACGAATTCACCAACCTGATTGCTTATCCTGTTCCAGTGGTCACTGAGATGATTGAGAAAATGtctacttaccgctacttcagctccatagacttgaaggcagcatatcatcaaataccattgaacatggctgatcggAACTTCACGGCGTTCGAGAGGAAGGCTGTTCGAATTTACGCGATTGCATTTTGGAGTAACCAACGGGGCTACCTGCTATGAGCAAGTTCTCGACGAAATTAGTGCTAAGGAACAACTAGAAGGTACGTTCGCCTACATAAatgacatcacggtctgcggtcCCACACGAGAAGAACACGACATAAATCTGAAACGCTTCtaagaaactgcattgaagtatggacaTACCATAAATGACCAGAAAAGGTTTATGCTTAAACATTaatctcaattttgggccatgtagtgaatgatcaccaagtcctacctgacccaGAGAGAATGTGACCGTTGCTGGAGATGAACCCTCCGGACAGTACAcctagtctcaaaagaacgttgggactcttatcccactatgcgaagtgggtacTGAACctctcccagaaaattcgacctcTAGTCGAAGAGAAAACTTTCCCAATGGCCAAATCCGCTGAACAAGCACTCGAAGAACTGAAgaatgaaatatctcgagcttcactagctgctatagatgacgaagctgtctttgtagtcgaaacagaTGCCTCTGCTGATGCCATTGCAGCCTCATTGACAGAAGAAGGAAAACCGATGGCCTACTTTTCTCACTCGCTCTCAGAATTGGAGAAATGACAATTGGCAGTGGAACGCGAAGCATGTGCAatcgtagaagccatcaagaaatggcgacactttctgctgggacgtaaatttagactcataactgatcagcagTTGGTACGTTTCATGTGTgacgccaagaaccatggcaaaatcaagaatgaaaaaataatgcggtggaggctgGAACACAGTTttttcaacttcgacatcacatacagacctgaATCGAAGtaccaagtagcagacgctctctctcgtgcctcgggatgtgtggcttcacttacctgtactcaaaGAGACGAGCTGACTCAGCTTCGCGAGCACCTGTGTCATCtaggaatcagaaggatgacccacatcataagacagagaaacttaccctttaccattgaagaagctcggaccgtcatacgtaaatgtcaaacctgtgctaagatcaaacctaagttctccaaagaaacaggaatattgataaaagctaccaggccattcgagCGCTTGGCTATCAACTTCAAAGGTCCGATGCCACCACAAAGAACAGatacattctcaacataatcgacgagtacagcagatttccgttcgcctttgcaacagacgacacctcagcgagtaccaccattaaatgtttgtctactgtcttttcagtttggggcctgcccgattcattcagacaggggacctcCTTTCGTGTCttcagagtaccaaaagttccttcatgaccatggagtggctacaagctacttGTCTGCGTATAACCCCTGTGGCAACGGCCAGATCaagagagccaatggaactttgtggcgcaccgtaaggttagctctcgcttctcactccctccctatagaaatgtgggaggctgtcctggatcaagcattacacagcatgaggtcccttctgtgcgtCGCTACGAATCAAACACCGCACGAGCGCATGTTCCTGTACCCCAGGAAAGCCACATACGGGCAGGCggctccatcgtggatgacagaaaatgagcaacctCTTCTAAAGAAAATGGTTAGGAAATCCAAGTATGAACCTGAGatcgaggaagttagactcctgcatgtcaacccacaatgggttcgtATTGCGGaccaagacggcaaggaatccactgtgtcgactcgtcacctggctcctgcagctaaagtattcagtccaaacacctgtcaTGATAAAGGAAGCCGTTACATCTTCACCATGTGagagaatggtaagactcccatcAATCAAGGAAGCCCCCTCCCGTCTGGAGACCCCAGCCTGAGAACGGAAAGAAGTCTAGTGGATACAGTACAAGTCCACGGGAGGGAGCCTGCAACTgaaccgcaacaaaccacagaaccgcTCACTCCAGGAAAGGCACCTTCGAAAGGAACACCTGCAGAAATACCAACCTCAGaggctatctctcagattttgacctagatgagtgggagtagtatgggtggtAAGTGTCCTTTTGTCAATGTAttcattatgaattagtagttataaGGCCCATTATTACCAATGAATTTTGTAATGTAATTGAGATGAGCCTAGTTATTGAATAAAATAAGTACTAATGAGTTTTGTAATGTGAATAGGTCACTAGAGATTACGAAAGAAGCAGTTGAacaaagagaagatgatggattgacaaaccaAGAAAGTTATGAGTgcggaatggcatagaaagaccatagacagacgcaagtggatggacaagtctgaggcctttgttctgcagtgggctagtaagggctgaggatatatatatatatatatatatatatatatatatatatatatatatatatatatatatatatatatatatatatatatatatatatacacaccctctAATAGCCTACAcacaaagccacacacacacacacacatatgtatatatatatatatatatatatatatatatatatatatatataccttttttgtggctaaatggtatcatCACTGTcctgccagcttcctggaccagggttcgattccctggccggccagaagcttttgtttttgagtggttttgccttgggactctgatcgtgaggtcggtaagagaatccagacatattgcttatttgtatatgaaaaacaagtctaaatgtgcaaaatttgtcatatatatatatatatatatatatatatatatatatatatatatatatatatatatatatatatccaccctaATAGcctacacagaaacacacacacacacacacacacacacacatatatatatatatatatatatatatacttacaaagctggtctagtttagggtaaatatcgtagtttatcaattattttatttatatttcatatattgttttcatttgtgcattgaagagatgttacccagtccgtaaaatgagctcctctcatgtagatttaagtattttatgtaaattacctaagactttcgtcgtgaatttcattgtactttttattcaagtttatatatgtgaatttacatgtttttttcaagaattaactttttatttcacgtatgtttgctatgaagtcttacatagtctatttgaaagtgttgtaggatttgtgcgagataggaacaagggcttaggtaatgttcttttatatttcatgatgtagtgcgtcatgttagagagagaatgttcagtgacacgtgCTTTGGAAGATTATGAAGATGACATCCTCATCGCCGGGATGAGGATgtcgtcttttttttatttcggggacaataggtaggcAGAGCTAGCAGGGATAGTTGTCTCGCGGGTGCATTGTTATGTATCTGTGAGTTGCCTAAAACTCCCCTGActtgcctcttggcatttttatctaattggtaactctgatgcccttaggcagAGGTCACGCTTCCCAAATgtgttggaaccttctggaattcgccaaatatcatataaaaggtgaccaaggttaggttatcGTAGATTGAGTtagaactgcagcctgaaaatagcctccatcccctcttcctctctctctccagcacgTAATCCAGTGTATATATCGAAAATGTTCAgtgcgttttagtgtgtcctctcttaagtgactctgtgccccaaagcaaaatCAAGAGTctaacttaaacattgtattattttcattgcattatttcttttcttaggttaaggtttattcagatataatagttcaagtcaagttattatataatttcagaatgtaacatttttgtcatattataagttttattcagaatgtaacatttttgtcatattataagttttattcagaattaatttttttccagtgacctacttttgttatgtaaattcttttcaaagtgttttaatttatatagaatgtatttatttttgtaaagagtgtattattccaatcatcattatttggaaccagattctgctctattcctgttaagaaccacagtaagttgaatacgttttaataatacttaagagtaattacccagtttggttttgagtgtacctaagagacctttggatattcagtgtttcatatattgctgtctgggagttatttaacggtctcagaattcgggtattaatgttttaaagtgtaacagttttaatataaaagcaaatacgggagtttagaattcgagaggttgattaacttgccagtagtaGTATGTATgatattatgtttggttcccaatACCGAGCCGTAGTATAATATTTTTTTAGTGCCCAGTCCatgggagccatatcatataataatatctatctatctatctatctatctatctatatatatatatatatatatatatatatatatatatatatatatatatatatatatatatatatatgtatgtatatatggcacAGGGATGTAGCGTACTCCCTGCTCACCTTTAGTTAAGTAGTGCAGTGATAAGTTCTGTTTACTAGGTCCATGGATTGCTTCcatgttgagcctgttgttctctttaatgataatctggtcaacataattgatcaGTGTATCCCTTCACGTGTGATGACATACCGAGAAAAAGAAAAACCCTggatcaatgatgattgtagacacgcTTATTTCTAGAAGCAGACGatctatcacctttggaagggtaacagatcatatttgacctagaataactatacttagctcaAAGCTCTTGTTCAGGGAGTTGATgtttcaactggaaaggaatacaatttaaccataaaagaaatcctttctggtacaacccaggaacattagttgtgggctacccttaaatatgcattcTTTGGGGTTGACGTAACAGTTCTTTCTtgacttaaaccagatgactctgtcactctctgtacaaaggaaaaggcaacatttCTGGtttatgtgtttgacagtaagcacagCAATAAGAAACTCGATCTTTCTCATTCCAGTTTTCCCTAGGCTATACTAACTTCTTTACCTTTTGAGTCCTGTGAAATTAAACCACTCTTGATTGATCTTGATATTTATGAAGGTAGGGACTCAAATGGTATTCTTCCTTTGATTTTAGTAAGTCTGttgatttattattcattaaactgtctgttattttctgtacgttagcaagaagaggttctttttgctctTGTtatagaattggaaatgttactccattAGATAAACATATTTGTAgaagctctagcctgctgattaccacccaatttccataactcccatataattcTTTAACATATTATGGCTATACAACTAGAGTGGTATGCTGGAGGAAATAATATGTTCCCTATTTTGAAGTTTAGCATTgacaaagaccttggagcatgtggtgatcttacaatgctgtgcagaaatcccttgatcatAGCCAGGATTATATGCActtgaccgcgttaatcatgaggccgttgttttaaaactcaaacaggagaaggtgggtcttttctttgcatcattattaaattattaagtattgtaatagattgtaaagagttgttgatgggcaccataacaAGTATGGGAACATTGAGATcaggtgttccttagggtagtgctctaggcccattactttttatactatatctacatgatatgtggtttgtctAGAAAtcaaactcgttgcatatgcagatgatgttactttcTTTACATCAATTCAATCGCTTGAATATAGATTTtgggttgctgaataccttaacagagatctagctaaagcaACAAccaatgctgccgtttctagtacactgcaggataaaggcctcagacatgtccttattcatgtctggggcttggctatTACATCATGGTGATGAAATGGCTTAACCCCAGACATGCATAAGGCCATGTGATcagcggatttgtgatggtgggagactttatgtgtgtgtttgtgtatgttagaAAGAATCTCTCGAGGTGAGGATTATGAAGTAATATGCCTTAGG encodes:
- the LOC137639511 gene encoding uncharacterized protein; translation: MWHDSFEAFFVAINPDLNPDKVALLRAHVSCKLFKIIKSATIYAAAISQLKARFVKQKSEVFARYKLATYKQQSGETLDAFLDNLKGLASEYSFTDCTATRAEKLAIRDSYITAMASNAIRQRLLENLSLDLSTAVKQARALEMFQLHSASYVSETNTTMVVLIDDQAKPKMDPNSFLIEMSDSPNPSECAATVYGQRCLFCRGSLHPRAHYPAKKTSCSNCQKVGHYARVCKLQRKRWNINGKSTNSNLVAGIILDTLKQSTPATMRGATVAAASPALQSVYRTVLPVELNGAAQIEPPAIFDNLTVDCHPIQVKSRRYSKEDSEFIKKEVKRLLEEGIITLSHSSWSAQVVVVDQCDKKRLVIDYSQTINEFTNLIAYPVPVVTEMIEKMSTYRYFSSIDLKAAYHQIPLNMADRNFTAFERKAVRIYAIAFWSNQRGYLL